The nucleotide window CTCAGTGCCCGGAGGTAGCCGAGCGCATCGAGGTCATCCACCACTGGGCCGATCCCGCTCGCATCGCCCCGCTGCCCAAAGCCGACAACTGGTTCGCCCGGGAGCACGGCCTGGTCGAGCCTTTTACCGTGCTGTACTCGGGCAATCTGGGGAGCTGCCACGATATCGAAACCATCCTGCAGGCCGCCTACGAGATGCAGGGCGAGCCCGTGCAGTTTGTCTTTATTGGGCACGGGACCAAATACGCAGGTTGCCGCGAGCGCACCCGGCAGTGGCAGCTGGACAACTGCTACTTTCTGCCCTACCAGGCGCGCGAGACCCTGCCCTATTCGCTCACGGCCTGCGATCTGGCCCTAGTCTCGCTGGCGGCAGGTTTGGAGGGGTCGGTCGCGCCCAGCAAGCTCTACAGCTTTTTAGCTGCCGGCCGCCCCGTGGCGGCCGTTTGCGAGCCCCACTCCTACCTGCGATCGCTGCTGCAGGATGCCCAGTGCGGCGCCGCCTTTGACAATGGCGATAGCACCGGCCTGGCCGACTACATCCGCGCCCTAGCCGCCGACCCAGCCCGCGCCGAGCGCTTGGGCCGAGCCAGCCGCCGCTACGCTCAAGCCCATTTCACCCTTGAAGCGGCAGCCTGGCAGTATGCCCGCATTTTGGCCCAGGCTGCCACGGCCAAGGCAGGCCGGGCCGCTCGCCTGCCCTAGGCGGAATAGCGGGCTGCCGCAGTCCTAGGAGCTAGCCGCAGGGGTCCCTTCGGCCGTCTTGCCCTGCCATTGCGCAATCCAGCGCGTCACCACGTGCGAGAGCACGCCCACCGGCCCGGCAAACAGGCACAGGGCAACGGAGTGGCGCGCCCAAATGCCGCTGCGCTGGCCCTGCCAGTAGACCCAGCGCCCCACAAACAAATCCATCACCAAAAAGTGCGCCCAGCCAGCGGCCGCCGCGCGCTCGTCGGCAAACAGCTCGGCCACCAACGACAGCGTGGGATTCGAGAGGGCCTGGGCAGTCTCGGCGTTGAGGGTGAGGGCAAAGAAATAGCCGTAGACGCCCACCAGCGGCAAAAAGGGCAGATCCGAAGCCATCACCGTTTGGGTGACCCGCCAGCGCGGCGCGATTAGCATCAGCGCCCAAAACGGCAGTACGAACAAATTGGCCAAGTCGAACAGCAGCTCTGCGCTCATCGCCACCTCCAACAGCACTACCCACTCCATCCTAGGGGCCGCCCGGCGAGCGTCTAGAATGGCCAGGCAGCTGAGCGGATCGAGAGAGCCAATGGCACAGCAGCGGGCGTTTTCAGGGGTGCAGCCCACCGGCAACTTGCACCTGGGCAACTACCTGGGCGCGATCTGCAACTGGGTGGAGCGGCAGCAAGCCTACGACAGCCTGTTTTGCATTGTGGATTTGCACGCCACCACCGTGCCGCGCGACCCGCAAACCCTGGCCGAGGAAACCTACGCCATTGCGGGGCTCTACCTGGCCTGCGGAATCGACCCCCAACAGGCCACCATTTTCGTCCAGTCCCACGTCCCGGCCCACAGCGAGCTTGCTTGGCTGTTCAATTGCATCACGCCCATCGGCTGGCTGGAGAGCATGGTGCAGTACAAAGAAAAAGCGCGCCGCCAGGGCGAGAACGTGGGCGCAGGGCTGCTGGACTACCCGGTGCTCATGGCCGCCGACATCCTGCTCTACGACACCGACATTGTCCCGGTGGGCGAGGACCAGCAGCAGCACCTGGAGCTTACCCGCGACATTGCCGCCCGCCTCAACGACAACTTTGCCGCCCCCGAAGCGCCGCTGCTGAAGCAACCCCAGCCGCTCATCGGCCAGCAAGGGGCCAAGATCATGAGTCTCACCGACGGCCGCAGCAAAATGTCCAAATCCGACCCCGCCGAGCAGAGCCGCATCAACCTGCTGGATCCGCCCGAGACCATCGAGCGCAAGGTCAAGCGCGCCAAAACCGATCCCACCCGCGGCCTGACCTTCGACGACCCCGAGCGGCCCGAGTGCCACAACCTGCTGACGCTCTACATGCTGCTCTCGGGACAGAGCAAAGCCCAGGTGGCCGATGAATGCCGCGAGATGGGGTGGGGCCAGTTCAAACCGCTGCTGGCCGATGCCGCCGTTGAGGCACTCGAGCCCATCCAGCGCGAGTACCACGCCCTGCGCCGCGATCGCGCCTACCTGGACTCGGTCCTGCGGGCCGGGCGCGAGCGCGCTGCTGCCACTGCCGAGCAGACCCTGGCGCGGGTCAAAGACGCCCTGGGCTATCTGCCCCCGCGCTAGCCGGCGCGGGTTCAGTCACCTTCCAGTGCCCGCCGCCCCTCCAGCGCGCGGGCGAGGGTTACCTCGTCGGCGTACTCCAAGTCCCCGCCCATGGGCAACCCAAACGCGATTTGGGTGATGCTAACAAACGGCCGCAGCAGCTGCGCCAGGTAGAGCGTGGTTGTATCCCCCTCAACGCTGGGGCTAATGGCCAGAATGACCTCCTCCACGTGAGACTTGCTGGCTCGCTCCACCAGCTCTTGGACGTGGAGCTGCTCGGGGTCGACGCCCTCCATGGGCGAGATGACACCGCCCAGGACGTGGTAGCGGCCGCGGTATTCGCGCGTTTTTTCTAGCGCGATGACATCGCGCGAGTCGGCTACCACGCACAGGGTGCTGTCGTCGCGCTCGGGGTCGCTGCACAGCTCGCAGGGGGACTGGGCCGATAGGTGAAAGCAGGTTTGGCACAGCCCCACTTGCTGCTTGGCCTCGACTAGGGCTTGCGAGAGGGCCTCCACCTCGCGATCGGGGCGCCGGATGAGGTGCAGCGCCAGCCGTTGGGCGCTTTTGGGCCCTACCCCCGGCAGGGTTTGCAGTTGCTCGATCAGCCGGGCGAGCGGGCGCGTGTAGCCGCCAGGGGATCCGCCGTCGCTTGCCGCTGCCATGCCTGCTGCCAAAAGCCCCAAACTGCGTTGCGCTTGCCCCCGTGCCGACCGGCATCGCCCGGAGCGGATATCCCATTCTAGGGCAAACGGCACCGCCAGGGGGCGGCGCTACATCCGCTCCAGCACGGGGATGCCCAGCAGCGACAGGCCTAGCTTGAGGGTGCGCGCGCTCAGATCCGCCAGAGCCAAGCGCGTGGTGTGGGCCGGTTCCGGGGCTTGCAGTACTGGGCAGCGATCGTAGAACTGGTTGAAGCGCTGGCTGAGCTCGTACAGGTACTGGCAGAGGCGGTTGGGCATGAGCTCGCGCTCCAGATCGCGCAGCACGTCGCTCAGTTGCAGGATGTGCTTGGCCAGCGCGATCTCGGCCTCGTCTTCTAGGGTCAGCTGCGGGGCCACCGCTAGCTGCTGGAGGTCGAGGTTGCCCTTGCGCGCGATGCCCTGAACCCGGACGTAGGCGTAGAGCATGTAGGGGGCCGTGTTGCCCTGCAGCGCTAGCATCTTGTCGTAGCTAAAGGCGTAGTCGCTGCTTCGGTTCTGGCGCAGGTCGGCGTATTTGACCGCCGCAATGCCCACGGTGCGCGCGACGCGATCGATAAATGCCTCGCTCTCCTGGCGCCCCTCGGCCTGCAGCCGTTGCTCCAGGTCGGCGCGGGCGCGGGCGATCGCCTCCTGCAGCAGGTCTTTGAGGCGCGGCGTCTCGCCCGAGCGAGTTTTGAGCTTTTTGCCGTCCTCGCCCAGCACTAGGCCGAAGGGCACGTGCTCCAGCGCCACGTCCTCGGGGACCCAGCCGGCGCGGCGCGCTACCTGGAACACCTGGGCGAAGTGATCCGATTGGCCGGCGTCGGTGACGTAGATCAGCCGCTGCGCCCCCTCCTGCTGGATGCGGTAGCGCAGGGCGGCCAGGTCGGTGGTGGCGTAGTTGTAGCCGCCGTTGGCCTTTTGCACGATCAGCGGCAGCGGCTCGCCGGCTTTGTTGCGAAAGCCTTCTAGGAACACGCACTGGGCGCCCCTATCCTCCTGCAGCAGCCCCTGCTCGGCCAGATCGGCCACTACCGAGGGCAACATCGCGTTGTAGAACGATTCGCCCCGCTCGGTGAGCGCCACATCCAGCAGGTCGTAGATGGCCTGGAACTCGCGGCGGGACTGCTCGCACAGCAACTCCCAGGCCCGCAGGCTGTCGCGATCGCCGGATTGGAGCTTGACCACTTCCTGGCGCGCGGCCTCGCGGAAGGCCTCATCACTGTCAAAGCGCTGCTTGGCCTGCTGGTAGAGCGCCACTAAATCGCCCAGCGCCAGCGTGTCGGCCTGCGCCAGCGCCTCGGGGTGCGCCTCGCGCAGGTAGGCAATCAGCATGCCGAACTGGGTGCCCCAGTCGCCCACGTGGTTGCGGCGCAGCACCTCGTGCCCGCGGAATTCCAGCACCCGCGCCAGGCAGTCGCCAATGATGGTGGAGCGCAGGTGGCCCACGTGCATCTCCTTGGCAATGTTGGGGCCGGAGAAATCCACCACCGTGCGCTGCGGTTCGGCCGCGCGCTCGGCGCCCAGATCCGGATCGGGCTGGATGGCTTGCAGCTGGCGCTGCAGGAACGCGGGCGCGAGCGTGAAGTTGATAAAGCCAGGCCCGGCAATCTCGGGCGGGTGGCACAGATCGCTCACCTCGAGCTGCTCGACGACCTGCTCGGCGATCGCGTGCGGCTTCTGCCCCAGCGGCTTGGCCAGCGACAGGGCCACGTTGGATTGGTAATCGCCGAATTTGGGGTCGCTAGCTGGCGCGACGCGCGGATCGGTGGCGGCCAGGTCTTGCCCAAACGCGGCCACCAGGGCATCGCTCACCCGCTGCTGCAGCTGCCCGATAATGGCCTGCATGGCCGCCCCCGCGCTCGGCAGCCCAACAATCTAGCACAGCGCCCGGAGCGCGGGTCCGCACCTAGCGATAACTAGGCCGACCGCCCGATATTAAGCGCTCGACTGCGAGGGCACCGTCCGGTTGAGCTTGCCGCTCTGGTACCCCTCCAAATCCAAGGTGACGTAGCGAAAGCCGTAGTCCTTAAACGCTGCCACCAGCGCATCCAAATCGGTCTGGCTGACAAAGCCAGGGATTTCCGCCGGCGGAATCTCGATGCGGGCCGTATCGCCGTGCGATCGCACCCGCAGGTGGCGCAACCCCAGCCGGTGCAGGTACACCTCCGCGCGCCCTACGCGCTGCAGCTTG belongs to Cyanobacteria bacterium QS_8_64_29 and includes:
- a CDS encoding glycosyltransferase WbuB, whose protein sequence is MDELAAGLHRQGLQVRVLASQPAYEALQDRAPAREHAGHATIECLPVLTASRRIRNRALNGLFFCLRCVLRLLHPRDRGDVLLLTTEPPFLPPLGLLTRLLFGQPYVCLIYDVYPDVALALGVVSWRNPVPRIWRWLNRQVWRRASTILVLSSSMKARILAQCPEVAERIEVIHHWADPARIAPLPKADNWFAREHGLVEPFTVLYSGNLGSCHDIETILQAAYEMQGEPVQFVFIGHGTKYAGCRERTRQWQLDNCYFLPYQARETLPYSLTACDLALVSLAAGLEGSVAPSKLYSFLAAGRPVAAVCEPHSYLRSLLQDAQCGAAFDNGDSTGLADYIRALAADPARAERLGRASRRYAQAHFTLEAAAWQYARILAQAATAKAGRAARLP
- a CDS encoding DUF4281 domain-containing protein, translated to MSAELLFDLANLFVLPFWALMLIAPRWRVTQTVMASDLPFLPLVGVYGYFFALTLNAETAQALSNPTLSLVAELFADERAAAAGWAHFLVMDLFVGRWVYWQGQRSGIWARHSVALCLFAGPVGVLSHVVTRWIAQWQGKTAEGTPAASS
- the trpS gene encoding tryptophan--tRNA ligase → MAQQRAFSGVQPTGNLHLGNYLGAICNWVERQQAYDSLFCIVDLHATTVPRDPQTLAEETYAIAGLYLACGIDPQQATIFVQSHVPAHSELAWLFNCITPIGWLESMVQYKEKARRQGENVGAGLLDYPVLMAADILLYDTDIVPVGEDQQQHLELTRDIAARLNDNFAAPEAPLLKQPQPLIGQQGAKIMSLTDGRSKMSKSDPAEQSRINLLDPPETIERKVKRAKTDPTRGLTFDDPERPECHNLLTLYMLLSGQSKAQVADECREMGWGQFKPLLADAAVEALEPIQREYHALRRDRAYLDSVLRAGRERAAATAEQTLARVKDALGYLPPR
- a CDS encoding recombination protein RecR, which codes for MAAASDGGSPGGYTRPLARLIEQLQTLPGVGPKSAQRLALHLIRRPDREVEALSQALVEAKQQVGLCQTCFHLSAQSPCELCSDPERDDSTLCVVADSRDVIALEKTREYRGRYHVLGGVISPMEGVDPEQLHVQELVERASKSHVEEVILAISPSVEGDTTTLYLAQLLRPFVSITQIAFGLPMGGDLEYADEVTLARALEGRRALEGD
- a CDS encoding arginine--tRNA ligase, whose translation is MQAIIGQLQQRVSDALVAAFGQDLAATDPRVAPASDPKFGDYQSNVALSLAKPLGQKPHAIAEQVVEQLEVSDLCHPPEIAGPGFINFTLAPAFLQRQLQAIQPDPDLGAERAAEPQRTVVDFSGPNIAKEMHVGHLRSTIIGDCLARVLEFRGHEVLRRNHVGDWGTQFGMLIAYLREAHPEALAQADTLALGDLVALYQQAKQRFDSDEAFREAARQEVVKLQSGDRDSLRAWELLCEQSRREFQAIYDLLDVALTERGESFYNAMLPSVVADLAEQGLLQEDRGAQCVFLEGFRNKAGEPLPLIVQKANGGYNYATTDLAALRYRIQQEGAQRLIYVTDAGQSDHFAQVFQVARRAGWVPEDVALEHVPFGLVLGEDGKKLKTRSGETPRLKDLLQEAIARARADLEQRLQAEGRQESEAFIDRVARTVGIAAVKYADLRQNRSSDYAFSYDKMLALQGNTAPYMLYAYVRVQGIARKGNLDLQQLAVAPQLTLEDEAEIALAKHILQLSDVLRDLERELMPNRLCQYLYELSQRFNQFYDRCPVLQAPEPAHTTRLALADLSARTLKLGLSLLGIPVLERM